The genomic window gtcatgcctcccgaagcctccatctcccggagccatgcctcccgaagccatgcctccccctaAAGCTTCCGTCTTCGGGGATCGggtaggcttcccaaaggctatgGGGTAAGCCATCGGACCTCAAGAAAAATCTGTCAGAAGAGGAACACCGATCATCCTTTgtctgcaaggaagtgactagCATTAAATACATAGGTTAGTGGgcgtcgtcctgacaccccagtacaatgggggttatcctgacacctctGACAACGCGACGCTGGGTCGGAATTGGCGACTAgctcacccctctgggtacAGGCACCACAGTAGTTAACATGGtagatattatcttctatgtagggtaaaaagtggttatccaggataaggtcaTGTAACTCAATCAGATATTGGATATTCtgcacatagcggtaacttgtacgctaagctacgcacAATCCTATAAATAAGGGACTATGGTCATCTGAGAAAGAgagcacgctcaacacagcacgaaaagagcacaatcacaaagtcttcctgtgatacacCCCCTAGCCagatccatatttttactattaatacatttgtgatgttccttcctctcaaacttcatctccaaacttgagcctccttcttagaagaaactctcgtcgtacttgctggagtaagacgatctcttgctccaacacttgGCTCAGCGACGCACTATGTATTGCACTAAGAGGACCAAGTGAAGCTTACGCACTCCATCTAGTCTGTTCGGCTCAGCACTCTCTCGTTTGTGTCAAAATTAATAGCACATTTTGTTTTCTCATCACTCTGCAGGGTAAAGCTGGCCAAATGGGCCGGCATGAGGCACGCGAATTTTGGCCCAGTCTGAGTACGGCACGGCACGACTTTAACCCGGCTGGGCCGGCGTGGCTCAACCAACCAGGCCATGCCTAGGTTGAGGCCTCGGCACGGTATGCTGGCACGGCTCGACCAGACTACTCCTTGCCCCACCAGTTGCCCTGTTGCCGCCCGCCTCACCTCGCCCCGCCCCGCTGCAGCCTCGCCTCCGCCCGACCCAGAACGGTACGTTGCTTCACAGGGCATACCTTAGCCGTGCCCAGGCCGGCCTGACACAATACATTGCTTCACAAGGTATGCCGTGGACCAAGCCTCCAGCACTCGAGCTGGCACGGCATGGTCCGAAAGGCTAGCCAGGCCTGATGGACCATGCCCTAACCAGGTCGTGCCTTGGCGTGCCCATGCCGAACCGGCCCATCAGGCCCAGTTGGCCACCTCTGCTGTAGGGAACTCCCCAAAGTGAGCACAATTTCTTCACATGGCGGAAACGGTTGGTTCATCTGTTGTCCAGGAAACTGTCAACAGAGTGCCCTTATACATCTTCAGCAAGAGCAATGAAAAAGAGTCCAGGGAGCACAGTATTGGCACACATTGATCTGGAGCTCATGATTGAGAGATCTGTGAAGTTCCCAATCACAGACGTATCGTTGCTTCGTCGCAGAAAGATTCAGAAATGGTCCTTATGACTTAGAATTGCAATGATGTCCTGGCACCGGAAGACGGAGATATTAGGCAAGAGGTTACGGTAACACATCCCTCTTTCCCTGAATGGGCATATTTGTTTGACTGGAAGAAAAATGCCCTAAGCTGCTTGGATGTTTGAAAATTTGAATGGTTTGCAGATTGTCCCTGGCAAGTTTGTAAGCGACTGGAGTCGGCTCTCTAGTCAGGCTGTCAGGCAActtttttaaggaaaaactCTCAGGTATAAAATGGTGCAAGGTACCTGACTGCGCCATATCTTTATATCAGCCACATATTTTGAAGAGCATATTAGAGAGGCAGTgcaatttaataaaaatatattgttgTCCGCTACTGTTCTACATCTGAGGACTGAAGGAGCCTTCGCATGATGAGGAGTATTGAAGTTTAAGTGAATTTCCCACCTTTTTTCCATTAGCTTAGGCTTTTTTAGATGAATTGGTCGGTGCATAGTAGctcaataatattaaataatttagtaatttttaaaattagtttcaacCCTAAGTTGTATAGTGAATTCTTGAGATGCTTTATGGTGCATCttttcttcattatttcttCAAGTAGAAATCAAGTTCCAACCCTAAGTCGTCATCTCTTTCGATTGCGCCGTTTCTCGTTGAGTTTGGTAGCCCATAGCCCGATCATGGATGAGGGGCCAATTGTTCTTTTAGTTCGATGGCATTACCATCTTTTGATGCGTCAGATATAGTCCATCAACCAATTATAGATTTATAGGGTGACACAGCAAatgaacacaaacacacacaaaaCTAGTGAGAGGGATTGCAGGGCAACCTAAAGAGGGCAATTTTGTGAACCTTCGATCCAACAAGCATGGCATGAAAGTTCCTGCAAATGACAAATGTTTTACTTCATCTTGAACTAATTGCCAACTGACAAGCGATAGGTTCAAGGTGTGGTTCGTTCGTCTGATACAGCTTTTCAAATTAAAGACAGACTTTGTTGAGTAAGTTCAAAGTTGTACTGTATTTTGCTTTGTTCTCCCAGTTATCAACCACCCTACATTTGATTTTCCACGCAAACATTGACCACTTAATCCCCGTTGGGCAATTATATAAAGCCACGTGCTGGCGTCCAGAGTCCAGACTCAAGtccaaaacaaaaaataaaaaattggcGAATTTGAGTCAAAAGACAATCTTTTTTTCAATCAACATACTTTTCCTTGTAGAGACAAATTCCTCCCCACCCCTCACTATCACACCCAAATTAATTACTTGTCTACTTCTTTTTCCTCTTAAAATCTTGGGCATCACTATTTTCTTCTTAAGATGTCATCTTACCTCGCAGCAGCACAACTTTACAGTCGGTAAGATATCTCTATACTCAGGATAGCTGTTCAGTACTTCCATGCAATTCAATCAAGGCTAGATTTTTACAGCCGGTAAGCTAAATACTTGCTTGTCATCCAAAGTTACTTCATGCTACAAATTcaattcgcaaaaaaaaattccagaaaGTTTAGATTTCTCATAATCCATTCCTATAAATAGTCTCTTATGCACACTGGTATGCGTGACATTTCCTGAGCAGGGAAGGAATGCTACAAATGCTTGAATCCTAATGGCGGAGATGGTCAGTTCTGCGGTTGTCCAGGAGACAGTTAGCCAAATCCTATCCGGTCTTGTTTGCAAGTATGAGGGGAAAGAGAAATCAAATGCAAATGAAAACTTGGAGAGGCTGGAGATGGCGCACATCAAGTTGGAGGCTGCTCTTGAGATATCCAATAAGTGGTTGATCACCGACGCATCGTTGTTGCGTTGGGGCAAGAAGCTGAAACGTGCTGCTCAAGAGTGCAACGACACACTGCACAGATGCAAGCAGAGAATCATAGAAGAAGAGCAGATGGAAAAGGAAGTGAGTACATCTTCCTTTCCTAAACGTATAGCACATACTACCAAGTCATTTGTTTTCTCCATGTTTAGCCGCAACAACGACGAGTTGAGCAGATCCATTGTTCGAAGATTTGAGTGGTTTGCAGATGGTGCTAGTGAGTTTCTGAGATTTATAGagcttggtggcacaccacgcCGTCACATGCCCTTCAACTCCCTCATCAAGCACCTTTTTGCTGGCGAGGAACTACATCATAAAATCGTTCGGGGAAACGAGTACCCTTTGTTTCTACTATCGGTGGTGCCCTTCAGTACCGCAGAGCATGGAATAGAGGCAAGCCTGATATTTATCCAGAAAGACAGCAATGCACCGGAGAATAACTTTTTCCTTAGTGTAATGCTACAGCTTTCAGAATCTACAGACATTGTTGGGATCACAATTGAGTGCTTGAAGTTGTATAGCCCTCATTTCAAGTCTACAGTTGAAATTATTAAGAAAGAACTTACTCGACTACCTATGCAGGACTTATCATGGGTGCCATATGTTGATTCATGTCAAAGAAAGCATTGGGACAATTTGCATAGCTTTAGCAGTCAATGGTTTCGCCCAAACCCATTATGTTGCATGCAGCATGATCAGCACAAGCTTTGTCGTAGTACCAAGTTAGACACATCAGGATTACCAGGTGTTTCTCTAGAACCAATTATTGAAGTGAATTTGCAGTGCCAAGTCTCGCTGTCTGAGTACAACAAACAGAGGACCTCATTGTCTGAATGCAAAACTTCTCTGCAAGATTCTCCGCATCTGAAAGCTGGACTCCTCTTTACGCCCCATGGCTATTTAGAAGACATGGCTGCGGATAGAAGTTCTGCAATAGCAGTGACCTATGGCAAGGAGCAACATGGCTTGCGTACAGAGAGTACTTTGCGACAACTAGAAGAGATCATGCTGCCAAAGGCAGTAGATTACTTCTGCCAGAACACCGAAGCAACGGTCTACCAAATGCTTTGGAAGTCTAGACATGGCTGTGTATACATTCAGGTTGAGAAGGAGACCATGAGCACACGGAGAACTTTTGGGGGAGCTAGGAAAAGAAAGCTGTTTCAACGACAAGATCAGAAGCTTGGAAATGGGACAGATGTGATCTGTCACTTCCTCGACTTATGGGCTGCACATGTGCCCATCCGGCTGCGAGGCTCGATCGTGGACTGGATtcggaaagaaaaaggaaagtgaGTTAGCAGCACCACCGCTCCACCTGAATTCTGAATCATGCATGTCACATGGATCGATAAGGGAAACCGGGAGAAATTGAAGAATGGAAATGGAATGTTCTTGGGAACAGATCAAATATCGGAGTTGCTATTCATGACTGAGGACAAATCGGTTAGAACATCAAAGTGTGGATATTCTCAAAGCAAGAATTTTGGGTGAAATGCTCGGAGTACAGGGGCAATAGGAGCAAAGCTACATCATCAAGGTTGTCAGTTACATACCAATGATCTGTGTCCTGTTGATCGTAGTGAAGAAGTATATTTGTTCTACATTAGGAATTTGTGCAAGTGTAACACGCACTCTTTTTTTGTAGGTTCTTAATGTGTTTTTCAtatggtgtttttttttctcaccacCTGATCATATGCTCGGAATTACATGGTTCTTTTTTACTGGAAAAAGTTACATGGTTCTTTTTTACTGGAAAAAGTTACATGGTTTTCTTTACTATGAATTAATGTAGACTATGTTTACttatttttgaagttttggCGTGCATGAGCTCAACCATTCATTTAGGTTGCACTCTATCTATTTTCTATGCGAACTTTGAGCGTGTTGATATTTACCATTAGCTATTAAAATTGAAGATGATATTATAAATCTCGTGCTATTGTTAGTGTCCCGAGTGATCATGGGGTGGGTGTTAAGCGCTGGGCATGACAGCAGGATGGTTGGGCTCAGTAGGTGAGGAAGTGGTGGAGGGGGTACTGGGAAATAAGACCATtctcaaccatattctctttattttgttcCCTTCTCGATTCTCCTTCCTGtttatattctctttatttttttctcatctccaacagcttcctttgGAAGGGATTtacgaagggaaaggagagagaatcccgtcctgaagggaatgaccttaggaatcccttcgtgacgggaaccgtgaaggaaaaccgttggaacgctgaagggaacgaaaattccTTCGTAAAGGGATTCTGGACTCTGATGGGAATCAGTTGGGGATGGTCATAAGGAGGTGGATGTGCCAGATGAGACAGAGGGGACCTGAGGAAAAGTGAAAGGATAAGGATCACTGCTGGGTTCATCCAAGGGGGAGAGATCGACATGTGGGCGTTCAATGCGTGCCACATATGGAAAATGGGACTCGTTGAAGATAACATATCAAGAGATTATGATATGATTAGTGGTTAAATCAAGACAACGATAGCCTTTATGATTTGGTGGATAATCGAGAAAGGCACATTCAGTTGATCTAGGGGAAAGTTTGTTCTAAGTTGTAGCGGAGAGATTGGAGAAGCACTGACAGCCAAAAACACGAAGGTGAGAGTAATCTAGAGGCGTACCGAGGAGAGCCTCATGAGGTGTAATGTTCGAGATGTCTTTGGTGGGAAGACGATTAGGGATGTAGGTGGCGGTATTGAGGGCTTCAACCCAAAATTGAGGTGGAAGGGAGGCTTGAAAGAGGAAGGTTTGCACAATGTTGTTTGTTGTGCGAAGTATGCGCTTTCCCATTCTAAGGGGAGGTGTGTGGGTAGGAGAATCGGAAATGTGTCCCTAGCGCAAGAAAGAAAGATATGGCGGCATCGTTGAACTTGATGACCATATGAAAGTGAGTGGAACATAAGCATGAAAGTGTTTAAGAGCTGTCAGGGTGTCAGATTTCAATTTGAGAGGAAATGTTCATAGGTGATGAGTGAAATCGTCAAGACAGACGAGGTAATACTTACACCAGAGAAACTAGGAAGAGGCAAAGTCCACAAGTCACAATGTAATAATTCTAACACAGAACATGTTCTGGACAGGGAGGGAGAAAACAGGAGCGGGACATGGTTCCCAAGTTGACAAGTGGATTTATTACAGATAATGTACGATTTTGACAAAGTGGAGAGCGCTGGGTTGCTGGGGTGGTTGAGCCAACGATCCTAGAGAGAGGTGCTTGTGGAGGTAGCGAGGGCGTGCGCTGCTGTTATCGCTACCAAAAGTAGAGGATAGAGATCGCCGAAGATATTTCAGCGCAGCATCAGAGCCTTGGTTTGGAGATCCTTGATGGACAAGCTGAATGGGTCCAATTCAATAGAGACAAGGTTGTCAGTTATAAACTTGCGAACGAAAACAAGATTAGTGATGAGATGTTGAGAAAGTTGGACATTTTGTAAGTGGATGAGTTGGGCACCGTGCTGTCCAAGGGGTGGACCGGGCATGGGCGGTGCACCGGGAGAGAGGAATGCCTGAGGAGGAGCACGCCCGAGAATGCCATGGCCATCGGAGGAAGAACCTTGGTGGCTAGGGGGAGCAGACCACCTTTGGAATGACCTGGTCTAGGGATTG from Phragmites australis chromosome 14, lpPhrAust1.1, whole genome shotgun sequence includes these protein-coding regions:
- the LOC133891758 gene encoding uncharacterized protein LOC133891758, with the protein product MAEMVSSAVVQETVSQILSGLVCKYEGKEKSNANENLERLEMAHIKLEAALEISNKWLITDASLLRWGKKLKRAAQECNDTLHRCKQRIIEEEQMEKEVSTSSFPKRIAHTTKSFVFSMFSRNNDELSRSIVRRFEWFADGASEFLRFIELGGTPRRHMPFNSLIKHLFAGEELHHKIVRGNEYPLFLLSVVPFSTAEHGIEASLIFIQKDSNAPENNFFLSVMLQLSESTDIVGITIECLKLYSPHFKSTVEIIKKELTRLPMQDLSWVPYVDSCQRKHWDNLHSFSSQWFRPNPLCCMQHDQHKLCRSTKLDTSGLPGVSLEPIIEVNLQCQVSLSEYNKQRTSLSECKTSLQDSPHLKAGLLFTPHGYLEDMAADRSSAIAVTYGKEQHGLRTESTLRQLEEIMLPKAVDYFCQNTEATVYQMLWKSRHGCVYIQVEKETMSTRRTFGGARKRKLFQRQDQKLGNGTDVICHFLDLWAAHVPIRLRGSIVDWIRKEKGK